TCGAAGTCGCCCTCGTAGCCGGCCTCAAAGTCGCCCTCCCATGCTCCCACGACCCGGTCCAGGAAGTCCTGCGGCCAAGCGTCCGCGGTCGCGATTTCGGCAGGCGCTTTCTCGGGTTCGATCATGACCGTCAAGCGATAGCTTTGCTCTGCTTCATCAACCGGTATCGACAAGTGTATGACACCGTCAGGCCCCGCTTGTTTTATGACTTGAAGCGTTTGCACGGCGACTTCCTCCCAATCCCTCGACATCAATCCTATTCTACCGGAGTCGTGCGTTCCGCCCAGGCCACCTCGGCAGAGACGAGAGGGGGGCGGCTGCCGTTTAGCCAGCCAGTCGGCCCCGCACCGGGGCGAGCCCGGCGGATACGACGAACCAAGACGCCCAGCCTCTGCAGCGACCGCCAACATAACAGGTGATCCCAGCAGAAAAGGCAAATTCGGGGCGAGCCGCAATGCCGTCGCTGGTGCATTCGTCAGCCGAACGCGAGTTCGCGGAAGCGAAGGCCCTGAAAGCGAAAATCGGCGCGAACAAATCGGCGGCGGCCGGTGATCGCGTGCTTCTATCATGGCGTTGCGTCGGATCGCGGGCATGATAATCCGGATTCGGCAGGAATGGGGCGGCTCTGGCGGCGTCGTCCGGCGCCAAGGGCGGCTCGGCGGTTTCGTGGTAGATATAGTAGTCGCACGCGGGCAGTGTTCTAGAAGCACGCGGGACGACCGGAAAATCGGAACACGAATCAACGCTGATCCACGCTCATCGGAGCACTGGTTTCCTTCCCCCTTTCTTCCCCGGCGCGATTGTGCCCACGCCGATCGCGGTTCTATAAGGGGAGTCGTAAACACGCTTGGTCGTTTCGGCCTGCCGACCCTGTCCAGCCCGACAGGCCGTCAGGCTGGAAAAGTCTGACCGATCATAGCGGGGCGTTTTCGCGCCACGCTACTTTTCCGCTGGCAGAAAATGGCGGACGAAGTCGCGAAAGTGGTCGATCAGGCGTCGAAGGCAGTCGCGCATGCGGTCAGTATGCGGATTGCCGCCGCCGCAAGCGGCGGTCATGGCGTCCACGCGCCGCAGGAGATTATCGAGATCGCGCGCGAAGCCTTTTGGCTTCACTTTGAATTCGTCGCCGCGCTGACGGTACGCCGTCCTTGTCGCCCGCTTCCGCCGCCTCTCGATTTCCGCCGCCTTGCAGTTCGGCGGCCTCGCGCAAGGTGCGGGCACGTCCCTCGCCGTCGGCTGCGAACCGCAAACCGTGCTCCTCGATGCGCAGAGCGGCCAGCCGCGCGGTTTGCTTAAACAGGCCAGCGCGCCGACTCAACTGGCCGTCAGCCCCGACGGCCAGGCACTGGCGATCGGCTACCACCGGGGTTGGCCCGGCGACGGGCCGGGCTTCCGGCTCTGGGACCTCACCAGGGCTTTGCCCATCGGCCCGTTCCAGCCGTTCAACTGCGCGGGAGTTCGCTTCATGGACCAGGGGCAAACCGTGCTGACGCTAAATCACAGCGACGTCACTCGGCCGCAGCTCTTCGATCGGCAAACCGGCCGGCCGTCGCCTGCCGCCTTGCCCCCCGGTGACATCGTTTCGGACGATTGGTCAAATAACGCCATTGCCGTGCGCTCACGGGACGCTGTGTTCGCCTTCCGATCGAGCGCCGGGACCGTCGAGCAATGGGACGCCGCCGCCGGACATGCGGTGGGCGAGCCGATGGTGCATCCTTCGCCGGTGTCGCGGATGCAGTACAGTCCGGATGGCCGGATGCTGGCCACGGTTTTCGCCGACAACAGCGTCCGTTTGTGGGACAGCGCGACGGGCCTGCCGCTTGGACCGCCGCTGCTGCACGTCGCCCCGGTGCTGTCGCTGTGCTTCGCGCCCGTCGCCGACGCCCCCGGAGCAAGAGTGAGGCGTACCACCTGATCACCGCCAGCGCCGCGGGTGACATTCACGACTGGCACTTGCCGGAGACTTTTCCGGACGATCCCGAGCGGCTGACGTTGTGGATGGAGGCCGCCGCGGGATGCAAGCCCAGCGGCAGCGACACGGCGCTGCTGGATCCGGCCACGTGGCGCGAGCGCTGCCGCCAGTTGGAGGAGCGCTGGCCGGAGGCGGCCGCGGCACTTGCCGAGCAGCGCGGCGCCGACCCGGGCGCCGAGCTGGCCGCCTCGCACGACGACCGCGCCCGCGAAGCCGAGGCGACCGGCAACGCCTACGGCCTGCTCTGGCACCTCGACCGCCTGGCCGAACAGCGGCCCGACGACTGGCGTCTCCAGGCCCGCCGCGGGACCGCGCTGGCCGACAACGAGGACTTTGCCGACGCCGAGGCCGCTTTTGCCCGGGCCGCCCGGAACGGGGCCGGCGAGGCCCTGGCGGATTGGTACAGCCACGCCGCCGCGGGGGCTTCGGTTGCCAGGCGCTCGCAGGTTGCCCGGTGGTATCTCGACCGGCTCATTGCCGCAGAGGATTAAAGGGGGCGGGAGTCTTTGGTGATGGGATCATGCGGTTTCGGTACGATGCGCCGAGTCGCCTTGAGTCTTTCTCAACTCAGTCGCTTCGGTCCGACACACCGCCGCACGAATCCGCAGGTTTCGACCGCCTCGAAACTGGCCGGTCTGCGGGCGAAAGGCTGCTGCTCCAGCATGTGGACGAGGGCTACCTGGCAGCGCGATGCGTCGGCAATTCGTAACGGTTCCGACCGGGCCGCGGCGGGAACCGGGTTGTTAACCCGGCGCGGCTGTTAAGCGAGAGAGCGCGAGAGTACGGTGGCGATTTTTCGGGCGCCCGCAAGGAACCCTACCGATTTCGGGCGGCAGCACGAAAGGCAGAGAGGCGGCGGATCATGCCCGTCGCCGTAAACCCTTGCCAGCAAACGCGTGACGCGTGAAACGCCGAGATGCGTGTCTCTCGGAGTCTGGGCGTTAACCGGATGGTCGGCCGAGTTCGTGGCCGAGAAAGGAGCTCCCCGACAAGGACTCGAACCTTGGACTTAGCGGTTAACAGCCGCTCGCTCTACCAACTGAGCTATCGGGGAAAAAGGCGAGCTATAATCCTACTTCATCACAAGAGTTGCGGCAAGTCGGGCTCGCCACCTCGGCTCTCATGAATGGCGAGGATTGACGCGATTTCGCCGTGGCTCGATCTGTTCCTGTTGCAACTCCCATTGCAGCCCCGCATACCACGCCTGGAAGGTTTCCGGTGTGCGGCTGTCACACTCGGGCAGGCGGTCGAGTGGAGCGGGTCAATCGCACGTTGCAAGACCGTCTGGTGAAAGAGCTAACTCGAGCCGGCATCTCGGATTTGGAGTCGGCCGATCGCTACCTGGATCGGTCAGAAACAGGGGGACATTTCTATGTGCGCGTTACAAGGCGCAGGCGGCGCTGGCTTGACCAGACTTTCCCATGCCGCTACGATGCGGGCGGACTCGACGGTTTTGCCGGGTCTTGTTTCTGGGCCCGACTTCGTGAAAGCTTTCACAAAGTCGTCGGCTCTAACGTTGGAACTCATTACGGCGGGAGGTGTTATGCAAATCGAAGTCGTGCCGATTTTGCTCTTCGCCGTGTGTACGACCGCACTTTGCGTCGGCCTGCTCATGGTGGGCCGAATGATCGGGCCGCACCGCGAGATTCCGGTCAAGCTGATGCCCTACGAAAGCGGCATGGACCCAATCCACGACACCCGCCGTCGCTTTGACGTGCGGTTCTACTTGGTCGCCATCGCATTCTTGGTGTTCGATGTCGAATTGCTGTTTCTTTATCCATGGGCGGTGGCCAGCCGCAATCCTGTCGGCATCGACGCCGCCGTCTCCCAGGATCTGGTTTCCAGCCGGGGATTGGTATTCGGCGAAGTGATGCTGTTTTTAGTATTGCTAGTGCTGGGCTACGTTTATACCTGGCGGAAAGGGGTTTTTCAATGGCGATAGATCTGCCCGAAAACGTGGTGGTCAGCAAGCTCGACGAGTTGGCGAGCTGGTGCCGCAAGAACAGCCTGTGGCCCATGCCATTTGCCACCGCCTGCTGCGGCATCGAGCTGATGGCCACCGGGGCCAGCCGCCACGATCTGGCCCGCTTTGGGGCCGAAGTGTTTCGCTTCAGCCCGCGGCAATGCGATTTGATGATCGTCGCCGGCCGCGTGGTGATGAAGATGATGCCCGTCTTGCAGCGGATCTGGCAGCAGATGCTGGAGCCGAAGTGGTGCATTTCGATGGGCGCTTGTGCCTCGACGGGCGGCGTGTTCGACACCTATTGCGTGGTGCAAGGCATCGACCGGTTCCTTCCGGTCGATATGTACGTGCCGGGCTGCCCGCCGCGGCCCGAACAGTTGATTCAGAGCATCATCGACTTGCAGGACAAGATTCAGGCCGAAGGCACGATCACCGGCAAGGAATTCGATCTGCCGTCGCGGCAGGGAAAGAAGCGGGCCTTGATCGAGTTGCCAGTGCTCAAGTTGCCGGGCACGGCCTCGTCGGCCGAGGGGGTCTTGCGCGTTGGGCATGGGTAGGGTGGGCCGGCGCTCGCAAGCTCGCTGGTCCCACCCTACGTTGCATCGTCGCAATCCAAAATCCAAAATCCCAATGATTCACCCCGAAACGCTCAGCAAGTTTCAAGCCGCCGTCGAGAGCGTGCATACGAGCGAATTTCGGGGAGAGACGCGCGCCGTGGTGCCCAAGGCGACACTGTTCGACGCCCTCAAGATGCTTCGCGACGAGTGCGGCTTTGATCTACTAGTCGACATTACTTGCGTCGATTACTTGCACTATCGCGACGCGGTCGATCGTTTCGGGCTGGTGTATTTGCTGGCCTCGACGGTCACGAACGAGCGGCTGACCTTGCGGGTGTTTTTGAACGAGCCCGATTTGAACGTGCCTTCGGCCGTGCCGTTGTGGGAAGGCGCGAACTGGATGGAGCGCGAGGTATGGGACATGTTCGGCATTCGCTTTGACGGACATCCCGACCTGCGCCGCATTTTGTTGCCCGAAGAGTTCACGGCGTTTCCGCTGCGCAAAGACTACCCGCTGCAAGGCCGGGGCGAGCGTCACAATCTGCCGGTGTTAACCAGGAATCGGAGCTGACATGCCGTTGACGCCGTCGGTGTTGAATCAGGAAGAAGCGGAAGCAGCCGACCAGGACTATCTCTGGACGCTGAACTTCGGCCCCCAGCATCCGGCCACGCACACGACGTTGCGGATCGTGCTCAAGCTCGACGGCGAGCGGGTGGTGGAGGCCGTGCCCGACATCGGCTATCTGCACTCGGGCTTCGAAAAACTGGCCGAGCACCTCGACTACAATCAGTATGTGACCATCACCGACCGCATGAACTACATCTCGCCGATGGCCAACAACGTGGCCTGGCACGGCGCGGTCGAGAAACTGCTGGGCATCGAGCTTACGCCCCGCTGCAAGTACCTGCGTGTGATCGTGTCCGAATTGGCCCGCATCAGCGACCACTTGCTCTGCAACGGCGCGGCCGGACTCGATACGGGTGCCTTCACCTACTTTCTCTATGCCTTCAATCGCCGCGAAGACATTTACGACATCTTCGAGACGATTTGCGGCGCCCGATTCACCAACAGCTACACGCGCGTCGGCGGGCTGATGTATGACACCACGCCGGTGTTCATCGAGAAGGTCCGGGCATTTGTCCGCACTTTCCCCAAGACGCTCGACGACATGGAGAAGCTGCTCAACCGCAACCGCATCTTTGTCGACCGGACGAAGGGCGTGGGCGTCTTGCCGAAGGAAGAGGCGATCAACCGCGGCGCGAGCGGGCCGATCGCGCGGGCCAGCGGCGTGACGCGCGATCTGCGCAAGGACGAGCCATACTTGTCGTACGCGGATTTCGATTTCAAGGTTTGTTGTTCGACGGGCGGCGATTGCTATGCCCGGTATCTCGTGCGGATGGCCGAGATGCGCGAGAGCCTGAGGATTGTCGATCAAGCGATCGAGAACTTGCCGCCGGGACCGGTGAACGTGGGCATCGACCAGCGGACGGTGTTGCCCGGCAAGCGGCAGGTGTACTCGACGATCGAGGGGCTGATCTCGCACTTCGAGCTGTCGATGAGCAACCGCGGTTTCGAGACGCCCCACGAAGAGAGCTACGCGGCCATCGAAAGCCCCAACGGCGAACTGGGATTTTATGTGGTGGGCGATGGCAGCGACGTGGCGTATCGTGCCCGTTGCCGGCCGCCGTCGTACATTCACTTTGCCATGTTTCCGTACTTGATTCGCGGCCACATGCTCTCCGACATTGTGGCCGTGCTGGGAAGTTTGAACATCATTGCCGCGGAGCTCGACCGCTAATGTCAGTGGCAAAACTAAGGCCAGACGCAGGCGTAGCACCGAAGGTGCGTCATTCGATAGCCCAGGGTGCAACCCTGGGTTACGGAGAGACCCAACACACCGTAGTCCTGAAAGGGCGTCACTCTCTGGTGCGCGTGCTGCGTCGTTTGCGCTTCCAACTTCAAAAGCACGCATTAGGGGAGTCCCGCCCCGTTGGGGCGGCCGATTCCAATGCGGCCGCTCACCCAGGGTTCCGCTGGGCTGTCGAATCCGACCCCTTCGGGGTCGGAAACTACGGCGAGGGCGCCCTGAAAAACACAGAACGGTCGCGAACCGAGACACGGCGCCAGGCGCCACACTGGAGGCGCCTGCCATGAGTGTCGCAACCGAACGCATCCTTACCGACGAGATGACTGAGGCCATCAAGGCTTACTTTCCTCGTTATCCGAACAAGCAGGCGGTCACGCTGCCGGCGCTGCACATTGTCAACGAACGGTTGCGCTATGTGCCCCTGCAAGCCGTGATCGAGATTGCCGAACTGCTCGAGTTGGCTCCCGCCGTGGTGCAGGACACGCTGAGCTTTTATGGCTTTTTCAAGCAAGACAAGCCGCACGGCGAACAGCGAGCGTGGGTTTGCCGCTCGATCGCGTGCGCGTTGCGGGGCGGCGAAGAAGTGCTCGAGCACCTTTGCCATCGGGCCGGAATCCATCCTGGAGAGACCACGCCCGACGGGAAACTGACCGTCGAGTTTGCCGAATGCCTGGGCGGGTGCGATTTTGCCCCCTGCATGCTGGTGGGCGAGACGCTGCATAAGGATTTGACGAACGAAAAGGCGGATGCGTTTCTGCGGTCGATCTAGTGATAAATGAGACGATGAACATCCCGAGCGAAGTGTTTGCCGTGGCGACGGTTGAAAAAGTGGTGCTGCGAGGCGAACGCCGTATCCTGCTTTCGGGCATTTCCTGGGATCTGTATGAGCAGTTGCGCGAGAGCGAGGACAACTGGTATATCCACATGGCCTACGACCGAGGGAGGCTTGAGTTGATGAGCCCCTCGCCCGATCACGAAAGAGTGACGAAGCTGATTGCCCAGTTGATTGAAGCGTTCACCGAAGAAATGGGTATTCCTCGGCGCAGCCTCAGATCGACGACCTGGAAGCGCCGCGAACTCGATAAGGGACTGGAAGCGGACGAGTGCTATTACATCCTGAACCATCACCGTGTTCGCCGGCTGCGGCAGTTCGATTTGGCAATCAATCCACCGCCCGATCTGGCCATCGAGACCGAAGTCAGTCGGAGCGTGGTGTCGCGGTTGCGCATTTATTCCGCCCTCGGCGTCCCGGAGATCTGGCGGTGGCGCAAAACCGGATTGACCGCCTATTCGCTCGGCGAGGATGGAAAATACGTCGAGCGAGAATTCAGTCTGAACCTGCCGATGCTGCGCGTGAAAGATCTCGGACCCTTTCTCGACTTTGATTTGGCGGAAGACGAAACCGCCTGGCTGCGCCAGTTTCGGGCCTGGGTCCGGGAAGAGTTCCTGAAGACGAAAGATGCCGCAACTTAACCAGCGGGAGCACCGCCTTGCCTGACTTCGAACCCGTACTGCTGGCCAACATCAACAAGCCCGACAGCCACACGCTGCGCGTGTATGAACAAGGCGGCGGATATTCGGCGCTCAAAAAAGTGCTGCGGGAGATGGACCCGCCCAAGTTCGTCGAGTTGGTCAAGTCGAGCAACCTGCGCGGCCGCGGCGGCGCGGGATTTCCCACCGGGCTGAAGTGGACCTTCCTGCCCAAGGACCACCCCGGCCCGATCTACATGTGCATCAACGCCGACGAAAGCGAGCCCGCCACCTTCAATAACCGCATCCTGATGGAACTCGACCCGCACCAAGTGCTGGAAGGGACGATCCTGAGCTGCTTTGCCACGCGGGCCACCACGGCCTACATCTATATCCGCTATGAGTACCCGCTCAGCCTGCGGCGATTGCAGCAGGCGATCGACGAGTGCTACGCCGCCGGCTACCTGGGCAAGAACATCCAAGGCACCGAGTTCTCGCTCGATATTTATCTGCATCGCGGGGCCGCGGCCTACATCTGCGGCGAAGAAACCGGACTGATCGAAAGCCTGGAAGGCAAACGGGCCTGGCCGCGGATCAAGCCGCCCTTTCCCGCGGTCGAAGGCGTGTTTCGCAAGCCGACCGTCGTCAACAACATCGAGACGGTGGCTTGCGTCACGCACATCGCCGCCCGTGGGGCCGAATGGTTCAAGTCGATCGGCGTGCCGTCCGATCCCAAGAACCCGCGCGATCCGGGCAGTTATGGTCCCAAGCTCTATTGCCTCAGCGGCCATGTAAACAAGCCCGGCTGCTACGAAGCCCCGCTCGGCCTGACGTGCCGCGAGCTGATCGACCGCTTTGGCGGCGGCGTCTGGAAGGGGCGTCGTGCCAAGGCCGCCGTTCCCGGCGGCATCAGCATGGGACTGCTCACCGAGCCGGAGTTCGACACGCCGCTCGATTTCAACGCCCTGGCCAAGGTCGGCTGCCTGGGCCTGGGCACCGCGGCCGTAACCGTCATGGATGAAACGGTCAGCATGGTCGATTTTCTGCACAACACCTGCCGCTTTTTCTCGCACGAGAGTTGCGGGCAATGCACGCCTTGCCGCGAAGGAACTCGCTGGAGCCTGGAAATGCTCGAACGCATCAAGGCCGGCAAGGGACGGCTTCGCGATCTCGACCTGCTGCTGGAGATTGGCGATACGATCGGCATTATTCCCGGCACCACGATCTGCGGCCTGGCCGACGGCGCGGCGTGGCCCATCAAGAACGCGATTCGCAAGTTTCGGCAGGAGTTCGAAGACTACATCCGCCGCACGAACCCCAGTGGCTACAACCAGACCGACGCGGTGCTGTCGCTCGACCCGCGGCGCAGCGAACACAGCGACGTCGTCGAAATCGCGCCTTGGTGGCCGGAGGCGCAACATGGTTAGCGCGATGATGGGGGAGCAGACCCCAAAACTCCGCAAGTTATGCGAGGTGCCAATGCATGGCAAATTCTACGGTGACATTATGGCAGTTCGGCTAAAGGCATTTGTAGGCAACTCCACCGGGCGCGCAAGGCACGCCATCGGGACAATCGTTGACGGAAAGCCCGTTGCGGTAACCGAGATCCCGAACCCTGAATGGTTGGAAATAGCGGAGGAAGGCGACGCGTTTTATTTGTATCATTTTAGCTCAGAGGGAGTGTGCATTGCAGACACGTGGCACAGCAGTTTGACGGAAGCAAAACAGCAGGCGCAGCACGAATTCGGCATCTCACCGGAGGATTGGGTGCAAGCCTTTGAGAACCTCCGAGCGCCGTGACTATGGCTAAAGGCCACATCGACGGCAACGTGGTTGAGATCGGCGACATGGAGCGCCTCGACGGCATCCAGGCGGCCGAACGAGCCGCCCCCTGGTGGCCGGAGGCAAATCATCATGGATATTCAACGAGCGCCGCGTTTTTATCA
This is a stretch of genomic DNA from Pirellulales bacterium. It encodes these proteins:
- the nuoD gene encoding NADH dehydrogenase (quinone) subunit D, producing the protein MPLTPSVLNQEEAEAADQDYLWTLNFGPQHPATHTTLRIVLKLDGERVVEAVPDIGYLHSGFEKLAEHLDYNQYVTITDRMNYISPMANNVAWHGAVEKLLGIELTPRCKYLRVIVSELARISDHLLCNGAAGLDTGAFTYFLYAFNRREDIYDIFETICGARFTNSYTRVGGLMYDTTPVFIEKVRAFVRTFPKTLDDMEKLLNRNRIFVDRTKGVGVLPKEEAINRGASGPIARASGVTRDLRKDEPYLSYADFDFKVCCSTGGDCYARYLVRMAEMRESLRIVDQAIENLPPGPVNVGIDQRTVLPGKRQVYSTIEGLISHFELSMSNRGFETPHEESYAAIESPNGELGFYVVGDGSDVAYRARCRPPSYIHFAMFPYLIRGHMLSDIVAVLGSLNIIAAELDR
- a CDS encoding NADH-quinone oxidoreductase subunit C; its protein translation is MIHPETLSKFQAAVESVHTSEFRGETRAVVPKATLFDALKMLRDECGFDLLVDITCVDYLHYRDAVDRFGLVYLLASTVTNERLTLRVFLNEPDLNVPSAVPLWEGANWMEREVWDMFGIRFDGHPDLRRILLPEEFTAFPLRKDYPLQGRGERHNLPVLTRNRS
- a CDS encoding NADH-quinone oxidoreductase subunit B family protein is translated as MAIDLPENVVVSKLDELASWCRKNSLWPMPFATACCGIELMATGASRHDLARFGAEVFRFSPRQCDLMIVAGRVVMKMMPVLQRIWQQMLEPKWCISMGACASTGGVFDTYCVVQGIDRFLPVDMYVPGCPPRPEQLIQSIIDLQDKIQAEGTITGKEFDLPSRQGKKRALIELPVLKLPGTASSAEGVLRVGHG
- a CDS encoding NAD(P)H-dependent oxidoreductase subunit E, translated to MSVATERILTDEMTEAIKAYFPRYPNKQAVTLPALHIVNERLRYVPLQAVIEIAELLELAPAVVQDTLSFYGFFKQDKPHGEQRAWVCRSIACALRGGEEVLEHLCHRAGIHPGETTPDGKLTVEFAECLGGCDFAPCMLVGETLHKDLTNEKADAFLRSI
- the ndhC gene encoding NADH-quinone oxidoreductase subunit A, with protein sequence MQIEVVPILLFAVCTTALCVGLLMVGRMIGPHREIPVKLMPYESGMDPIHDTRRRFDVRFYLVAIAFLVFDVELLFLYPWAVASRNPVGIDAAVSQDLVSSRGLVFGEVMLFLVLLVLGYVYTWRKGVFQWR
- a CDS encoding Uma2 family endonuclease; protein product: MNIPSEVFAVATVEKVVLRGERRILLSGISWDLYEQLRESEDNWYIHMAYDRGRLELMSPSPDHERVTKLIAQLIEAFTEEMGIPRRSLRSTTWKRRELDKGLEADECYYILNHHRVRRLRQFDLAINPPPDLAIETEVSRSVVSRLRIYSALGVPEIWRWRKTGLTAYSLGEDGKYVEREFSLNLPMLRVKDLGPFLDFDLAEDETAWLRQFRAWVREEFLKTKDAAT
- a CDS encoding WD40 repeat domain-containing protein, which gives rise to MLLDAQSGQPRGLLKQASAPTQLAVSPDGQALAIGYHRGWPGDGPGFRLWDLTRALPIGPFQPFNCAGVRFMDQGQTVLTLNHSDVTRPQLFDRQTGRPSPAALPPGDIVSDDWSNNAIAVRSRDAVFAFRSSAGTVEQWDAAAGHAVGEPMVHPSPVSRMQYSPDGRMLATVFADNSVRLWDSATGLPLGPPLLHVAPVLSLCFAPVADAPGARVRRTT
- the nuoF gene encoding NADH-quinone oxidoreductase subunit NuoF, giving the protein MPDFEPVLLANINKPDSHTLRVYEQGGGYSALKKVLREMDPPKFVELVKSSNLRGRGGAGFPTGLKWTFLPKDHPGPIYMCINADESEPATFNNRILMELDPHQVLEGTILSCFATRATTAYIYIRYEYPLSLRRLQQAIDECYAAGYLGKNIQGTEFSLDIYLHRGAAAYICGEETGLIESLEGKRAWPRIKPPFPAVEGVFRKPTVVNNIETVACVTHIAARGAEWFKSIGVPSDPKNPRDPGSYGPKLYCLSGHVNKPGCYEAPLGLTCRELIDRFGGGVWKGRRAKAAVPGGISMGLLTEPEFDTPLDFNALAKVGCLGLGTAAVTVMDETVSMVDFLHNTCRFFSHESCGQCTPCREGTRWSLEMLERIKAGKGRLRDLDLLLEIGDTIGIIPGTTICGLADGAAWPIKNAIRKFRQEFEDYIRRTNPSGYNQTDAVLSLDPRRSEHSDVVEIAPWWPEAQHG